The Bacillus sp. Y1 genome includes the window CGGTTTCGTTTTTTGCAGTATTTGGTGATTTGTTGAATATGGGCTTTTGGGGGCTTTTCACACTTGGAACGGAAGTGCCCAGAGATAACTCTATCTTTCTATTAGCTGAAGGGATTATTGCTGTCATTGTAACCATTTTTGGGCTTGCCTTTTACTATATCAATCTACGAGATGCTTATAAGAACGGTAATTTGAGAGATAAAAATCAGCGTCTGCATTCTCTTAAGGAAGACTATCGCAATTTAATTGAGCAAGGCTATCCTTATGTCATCAGTGGACCATCACTCTTTATTTTAATATTTGCAGTTATCTTCCCAATTTTATTTAGTTTCGCATTAGCGTTTACGAACTATGATTTATACCACTCACCACCAGCTAATTTAGCTGATTGGGTCGGGTTAGAAACATTTTTTGAAATCTTCACCGTTGATATTTGGCGTTCTACCTTCTTTGATGTATTGGCTTGGACGGTCATTTGGACGCTTGTGGCCTCTACCTTGCAGGTGAGCCTTGGTGTGTTTCTAGCGGTGTTAGTCAATCAGAAAGATGTGAAATTTACCAAGTTCTATCGAACGGTTCTTGTCCTTCCGTGGGCTGTCCCTGGGTTTGTAACGATATTAATATTTGCGGGATTATTTAATGATAGCTTTGGGGCAATCAATAACGATATATTGGCTGCTTTTGGAGTTCAGTCTATTCCATGGCTGACAGATGAAAACTGGACACGAGTGGCTTTAATTCTTATGCAGGGATGGTTAGGTTTTCCTTATATTTTCTTAGTGACAACAGGTGTCCTCCAGTCTATTCCAGATGACCTTTATGAAGCAGCGACCATTGATGGAGCGTCTGTTTTTGCGAAGTTTCGTCATATTACAATGCCAATGATTTTAATTGCAATGGCTCCGATCATTATTACTCAATACACGTTTAACTTTAATAACTTTAATATCATTTATCTATTTAATGGTGGTGGACCAGCTGTTCCAGGATCGACGGCTGGCGGAACGGATATACTCGTTTCATGGATCTACAAATTAACAATGCAATCGAGTCAGTATTCACTAGCAGCTGCATTAACCATCTTGCTATCCGTGTTTGTTATTGCGATTGCACTATGGCAATTTAGACGTACGAATTCCTTTAAAGAGGGGGCTTAAAAGATGCTGAAAGATATGAAAAAACAAAAATTCTTTCGTCTCCTAATTACTCATTCGGTTTTAATTTTTATGACAGTGATCATTATTTATCCGCTAATTTGGACCGTTGGAGCGAGCTTTAATCCGGGGAACAGCTTGATAAGCACATCCATCATTCCTAAAAACCCTACGCTTGATCATTATCGTGAGTTGTTTGCAGGGAAAGAAAGCTTGCAATATGGCGGGTGGTACTTAAATTCCCTAAAAATAAGTGTTTTCACCATGATTGGGTCGGTTATAAGTGTTTCCTTTACGGCCTATGCATTTTCCCGCTTTCGCTTTAAGGGAAGACAAAATGCATTAACCTTATTTCTTTTACTACAAATGATTCCTCAATTTTCTGCTCTTATTGCTCTATTTGTATTAGCGCAAATACTAGGCATGATGAACAGTCATTGGCTATTAATCCTTTTATATATTGGTGGTCAAATTCCCATGAACACCTATTTGATGAAAGGGTACATGGACTCGATTCCAATGGACTTGGATGAAAGCGCGAAAATCGATGGAGCAAGTAACACAAGAATCTTTTTACAAATTATTATGCCTTTATCACGACCAATGATCGCGGTCGTAGCGATGAATGGTTTTACCGGGCCGCTGGGAGATTTCGTTTTATCATCGACCATATTACGAACACCTGAGGCTTACACCCTACCGATCGGATTGTATAACCTGGTCAATGATGTAATGGGGGCTAGCTACACTACCTTTGCGGCTGGAGCCATACTAATCAGTATTCCAATTGCGATTATATTCATTTTGCTTCAGAAGAACTTTGTATCAGGATTAACAGCTGGTGGAACGAAGGGTTGATTTCATAAAAAATCAATATTAGAAGGAGAAGACAATGAAAAATCATCATAAAACCTATACAACAAATGCGAAATTCATGCTTCATGGAGGAGACTATAATCCTGATCAATGGCTGGATCATCCAGAAATTTTAGCGGATGATATCAAGTTAATGAAGCTTTCCCATACCAATACCTTCTCAGTTGGAATCTTTGCTTGGAGTGCATTGGAGCCAGAGGAAGGCAAGTATCACTTTGAATGGTTAGATGAAATTTTTGATAATATTCACAGTATCGGTGGAAGAGTCATTTTAGCTACACCAAGTGGAGCACGTCCTGCTTGGATGTCGGAAAAGTATCCTGAGGTTCTTCGCGTAAATTCTTCTAGAGTGAAACAATTACATGGAGGAAGGCATAATCATTGTTTTACATCTCCTGTTTATCGTGAAAAAACACAGGAAATGAATCGCAAATTAGCGGAAAGATACGGCAGTCATCCGGCATTATTGATGTGGCATATCTCAAATGAGTACGGTGGAGAGTGTCACTGTGGTCAGTGTCAATCGGCTTTTAGAGATTGGATTAAAAACAAATATAGTCATGATCTGAAATCATTAAACGATGCATGGTGGGGACCGTTCTGGAGTCACACCTATAGTGATTGGTCTCAGGTTGAATCACCCTCTCCAATTGGGGAAAGTATGGTTCATGGCTTAAACCTAGATTGGCGACGTTTTGTTACAGATCAAACGATTTCTTTCTATGAAAATGAGATTGTTCCATTAAGAGAGCTTACGCCAGAGGTACCAATTACAACGAATTTTATGGCGGATACATTCGATTTAATTCCGTTTCAAGCACTTGATTATAGTAAGTTTGCGAAGTATGTGGATGTGGTTAGCTGGGACGCGTATCCAGCTTGGCATAATGACTGGGAAAGTACAGCGAATTTAGCCATGAAGGTTGGATTCATTAATGATTTTTATCGTAGTTTAAAACAACAACCATTCTTGCTAATGGAATCCACTCCAAGCTTGGTGAACTGGCATAGTGTGAATAAAGCCAAAAGACCAGGTATGCATCTTCTATCTTCCATGCAGATGGTTGCTCATGGTTCTGATAGTGTCATGTACTTCCAGTGGAGAAAATCACGTGGGTCGTCAGAAAAATTCCACGGTGCTGTGGTGGATCATGATAACAGTACAAACAACCGTGTTTTCCAAGAGGTAGCTCAAGTCGGAAAAACATTAGAAAATCTATCTGAAATAGTAGGAACGAATCGTCCAGCAGATGTTGCAATTCTTTACGATTGGGAAAGCAACTGGGCTCTCAATGATGCACAAGGATTTGGATTGGAAACCAAGCGCTATCCTCAAACCTTGCAACAGCACTACAAGGCTTTATGGGAAAAAGATATTCCAGTAGATGTGATAACAAAGGAACAAGACTTTTCATCTTATAAACTATTAATTGTCCCGATGCTTTATTTAATGAGTGAAGAAACCATTTCACGGTTAAAATCCTTTGTCGCAGCAGGCGGAACACTAGTCATGACCTATATTAGTGGCCTTGTAAATGAATTTGACCTAACGTACTTAGGTGGATGGCATAAAGACCTACAGGATATCTTTGGCTTAAAACCAGTCGAAACAGATACGTATTATCCAAAAGATCGAAATCATGTGGAGTATAACAATCGTACGTATGAATTAAAGGATTATGCTACGGTACTTGAACTAAACACTGCAACGGTAGAGGGTGTATACACAGATGACTTTTATGGAAATACACCTGCCGTAACTAGCCACAAATATGAAAAAGGAAATGCTTACTATATTGGTGGTCGATTAGAAGATCAGTTCCAAAGGGACTTTTATGAAGAAATAATCAAAGATTTGGCTCTAGAATCTGTGTCTTCAGTAAAACATGGAGAGGGGGTATCGGTACAAGTAAGAAATGCTCCGGAAAGTGACTACATTTTTGTTATGAATTTCACTGAAGAAAATCAAGCGGTTACCTTTGAGTTACCAGTAACAGATAAGATTACCGGTGAAGAATTGCTTGGGGAAGTAACGTTAGAGAAGTATGAAGTAAGAGTTGTTGAGAAAAAAAGAACGACGAATTAACGTGAATGCATGCATGGGTGGGACCGGGAACCCACCCATGTATTTGTGATTTGAATGGAAGCGTTTGCTGCTCGAATATACATCTTAGTATGATTTCCAATAATATAAGAAATTTACGATAAAGGTGAGGAGAGTATGAGAAATATAAAAAGGGTGTTCGCTAGATTATTAGCATTTACATTAATCATAAGTTCCGTGTTATTTCATCCTAGTGAAGGGGATGCGCAGGTAAATCTATTGAATAATAACGGATTTGAAACAAGCTTTTGGGATGATTCTTCTTGGACTGTTGAAACGACGAATTGGGATGGTCTCGATCTTCAGCATTTTACATACACGGATGATTCTTGGATGACTCCTGCTGAAGGAGGATATGCGTTCAAATATTGGGTGAAAGACACAGCTACTGAGAATCAATCTTTTACTTTAAGTCAAGGTATTCAAAATTTACCTGCAGGTAGCTATGAGCTGTCTGTAAAAATGATGGGTGGAGCAAGTGCAGAATCAGGACAAGTGACATTGTTTGCTGGTGAGGAAAAAGGGGACATGCAGGCAACCACTGGTTATAACAATTGGGGAACCATCACTTTAAAGTTTGAGCTTGCAGAGAATACCTCACACCTACTGGTTGGAGCGACAGTTTCAGGAGCCCCAAAGGCTTGGGGATATTTAGATAGCTTTCAATTAACTTCTACAAGCTCTTCCGATATTCCAGAACCAGTTGCAAGTGATATTTTCGTAAAAAGAGTAGCTGGAATCGATGGAGATTTTATTAAAGGGGTAGACGTGTCGAGTATCATTGCCTTAGAAGACAGTGGAGTCAAATTTTATAATGAAGCAGGGAAAAAACAGGACATTTTTAAAACGTTACATGATGCAGGAGTAAATTATGTTCGTGTTCGAGTATGGAATGACCCTTACGATTCAAAAGGCCGTGGGTATGGCGGCGGTAATAATGATATAGAAAAGGCAATAGAAATTGGAAAAAGAGCAACCGCCAATGACATGAAACTGTTAGTAGACTTCCATTACTCAGACTTCTGGGCAGATCCAGCGAAACAGCAGGCACCGAAGGCTTGGAAAAACCTGAACTTAGAGGAAAAGAAAGTAGCACTCTATGAATATACAAAAGAGAGCTTACAAGCCATGATGGATGAAGGAATCGATATTGGAATGGTTCAAATCGGAAACGAAACCAATGGTGGTCTTGCGGGAGAGAAAACTTGGGGAGCGATGAGCCAATTATTCAATGCAGGAAGCAAAGCCGTAAGAGAACTTGATTCTAACATGTTAGTGGCCTTACACTTTACCAACCCAGAGTCTTCAGGTAGATACGCTTCTATCGCCAAAACACTTCAAGAAAATGAAGTGGACTATGATGTATTTGCAAGCTCCTACTATCCTTTCTGGCACGGAACTTTATCGAATTTGACTTCCGTTCTAAAGAATGTGGCGAATACGTACGGAAAGAAAGTAATGGTAGCGGAAACCTCTTATACTTATACAAAAGAGGATGGAGACGGTCATGGAAATACAGCTCCAAAGGATTCAGGGCAAACATTAAATTACCCTATCACAGTACAAGGACAAGCGACAGCCGTTCGGGATGTAATGGAGGCGGTGGCTAATGTCGGGGAAGCAGGAATGGGCGTTTTTTATTGGGAGCCTGCTTGGATACCTGCAGCTCCAGACAAAAAGCTAAAGAAAAACCAACAGTTATGGGAGAAATATGGATCGGGCTGGGCGACTAGCTTTGCGGCAGAATACGACCCGGAAGATGCGGGCCACTGGTATGGTGGAAGCGCAGTTGACAATCAAGCGCTGTTTGATTTTTATGGTCGTCCGTTACCCTCTCTAAATGTATTTAAATATGTTGATACAGGGTCAGTGGCACCTTTAAAAATTGACGAAATAAAGGATGTTTCACTAAGTGTCATTGCAGGTGAAGAGGTTGCAATGCCAACAACGGTACTGGTTACCTACAATGATGGAAGTACAGGGTCTGTTCGTATCACTTGGGACGAAGAAGCAGTGCAACAGGCCATTAAGAATGGTGTTGGTACCTATGAACTTAACGGTGAAGTGGAAGGTGGAGGAACAGTCAAACTTCATCTTCAGATCAATCCTGAAAATTTTGTGATGAATTCAGGATTTGAGGAAAATGATCGAAGTATGTGGAACATCATATATAAGAATGGAACATCACCTCATACTGATTTTCAGAATAAGGCTGCTGATGCAAAGTCTGGGAATTACTCGCTTCATTTTTATTCTGGAGAAGAAGTAAATTTCACAGTAGAACAGACGATTACTGGGTTAGAGCCTGGATACTATAATCTTTCGATGTTTTTACAGGGTGGAGATGCCAATAATTCGGATATGTCTTTGTACGCATTCGCAGGGGGACAAGAATACAAAACGCAAACCTCTGTTAATGGCTGGGTGAACTGGAGTAATCCTTTAGTGCCTGATATTCTAGTGCTAGATGGAACCATTACTATCGGAGCTAGTATAAAAGCAGATGGAGGGGCATGGGGAAGTTTGGATGATTTTTACTTATACAAGGTAAAAAATAGTAACTAAACATTAACATGTTTATGCTAAACGAGGTCTGACCTCCTTGATAGGGGGCAGACTTTGTTTCATTTTCTAATTTAATCCTTTCTTTTTATATAGGGATATGGAATGATAAATATATGAGATTAGCGAGATAGAGGTGATGATATGGCCACGATCAAAGATATTGCAGAAAAGGCCGGTGTATCCATTGCTACTGTTTCCCGTGTATTGAACTATGATTCTTCGCTTTCGGTTACGGATGAGACAAGAAAAAAGATATTTGAAGTCGCAGAAAAGCTCGAATATAAACGTCGGGTTGTACGAAAGTCAAGCCCTTCAAAGTTTGCGATTGTTCATTGGTATACAGAGAAAGAGGAACTCGAAGATTTATATTATATGTCAATACGGTTTGGAATAGAAACAAGATGTCAGCAGCTGGATACACAAATCGTAAAGTATTTTTACAATGATATTGAGGAGTTAAAGCAGGAAAATATTCAAGGAATTATCGCAGTAGGTAAGTTCAGTGAAAACCAAGTGCGAGCCCTAGCAGAGATTACCGAACACATCGTTTTAGTTGATCATAGTTTGATGGATGATTCGTATGATTCAGTTATAACTGACTTTGATAAGGCCACGAAGAAAATCGTTGATTACCTTTTAGATAAAGGACACACTTCTATCGGGTATATTGGTGGTCGGGAATACTATAGAGATCAATCAGGTGAAATCACAGACCTTCGGGAAAAGACATTTTATAGCTATATGAATGAGAAGGAATTATGGAACGAACGCTTTATTTACACCGGATCATTTTCAGTGGACGACGGATATCGATTAATGAAACAAGCGATACTTGAGCATCAAGAAGCATTACCAACTGCCTTCTTTGCGGGAAATGACCTTCTTGCGATTGGAGCCCTAAGAGCATTACATGAAGAAAATATCGTGGTTCCAGACAGAGTTAATATCATTGGATTGAATGACATTAGTGTCTCAAAATATATTTATCCATCACTATCAACTTTAAAAGTTCATACCGAAATGATGGGAGAAGTAGCGGTTGATTTAGTCATGGAACGAGTAATGGGACGTAAAGTTTCCAAAAAGGTGCAACTGGGAACAGAGCTTATTATTCGTGACAGTAGTTATTAATGATAACCATAGCATATAGAAATATATAGTAAAACGAAATGGCATACGAAACAGTATGCCATTTTTCTTTTGAAAAAGGGTAATTGATAGCCAAAATGTCTGCAATCTAAAAATAGGTGCCGATTGAGGTGTCAAATGAACAATAACTCTATAGACATTTTCATTGATAAATTTATAAAAATACATTGGGTTCTCAACAAACTTAGCTTAAGAGGTTATGTAAAAAAATATATAATTAGGAATATATTTGAAACTATTAACCTAGGAATCCGTATTAAAATCCATCTACATAATTTATTAAGAATAAAGGGGATTCCGAGTGAATAAGAAAAAAACATTGTGGGCAAGTATAGGAGCTATTACTATCCTTATAATTTCAAAGCTGAAATGGATTTTTGTCTTTTTAAAGTTCTTTAAATTAACGACTGTTATTACTCTGTTAGTTTCGTTGTTAGCTTATGGACTAACATATGGATGGTTATTTGGGATTGCACTTATATATATTCTAATGATCCATGAAATGGGTCATGTTTGGGCAATGAAGAGGCTGAATATACCAACAAATGCAACCCTATTTATTCCTTTTATAGGAGCTTTAGCAAGGGGAAAAGAACAAGCTAAAAATGCCTACGACGATGCATATATTTCTTATATGGGTCCTGCCTTTGGATTTTTATCTGTGATCCCAGCGATTTTGCTTTATATTTTAACAGAAACCGAATTCTGGATGGTTATCGTATTGATTGGTTCTGTTGTCAATCTATTTAACTTAATTCCAATAACACCTTTTGATGGAGGACATATAGTTAAAATTATTAACTTCAAAATTGTGATGGTGGGCTTTGTTTTTGCTTTATCAGCTATGTTTTTTACAAGTTCTTACACATTTATTTTCTTTGTGTTATTAGGGCTAATATATGCCATCGTTTTTTATATTGAAAGAAGAAATTTATCTGATAAAATACGTAAATTAAATGAACTAAATGAATTTAATCAAAGCATTCGAAGTGCTGAAGCTAATAAAGAGTCTATAGTGGAAATGCTGGAAAAAAAGCGTGAAAATTTTTCAAGTCAATTTGAAATACCTTTTGATGAGGCAATAAAAGTGATGAAAAAAGAGGAAAGTGAGAATTTACAAGAAGAGGTGGTAGAGATTTTCAACAAATACATTATAGAAAAAAGAATATATTTTGATTACCTGGAGAGTTTTTCAACCATTACAAAGAGAGAAAAATGGAAAATTACTCTGGTTTATATAGCCTTAATTCTTTTGTTAGTGACCACAACTTATTATGGATTTATTTCCATTGGACATGAAATAAAAAACATGAAATTTTAATTAATAGATTAATTAGAGAAAATAAAAAACAGTGGGAAACGAATGCTTCCCACTGTTTTTTGCTTTATTTAGCTGGTGTTGTTTTGATTAATCGTTTAAGGAGGAAGTTATTCTTGGACGATGAACTATGAATTTGTCCTTGACCTAAGAATGGGCAGCGTACAGCAGCGGAAAGAGCCTCCTGACTTTATAATTTCTGTTATATCAACTTCTATTACTTCAAAGCCGCGGTCACGAAGCTGCTGATTTACATTTTTATTTACTGGCAAGCTCAAGACTCGCTTGTTTCCTATTCCAAGCACATTAGTCCCAAGCGTGAACTGTTCTTCATTAGATACTTCAATAAGTTCATATCTTGATCCGAATATGTCGAAATCTTCTTTTGTCAAAGCCTCCGGGAAGATAAGGGCTAGCTCTGGAGATATAACATTAAATACACAGTCTAAATGTAAATATTTGGCCTTGAACTGGATGGCTTTAACATCAAACTGGGGCAAAAGATGTTTTAAATGATCAACTGCCTGCTGGCTGGTCCGATCACTCAACCCAATGTACACGGTGTCTCTATCGATAATTACATCTCCGCCTTCAATCTGATCCCCGATAATATTATAGTAGGAGAATCCTTCATCCTCCAGCCACTGCTTTAATACATTATCTTCTCCCTGCCTAACATCACTAGCCATATCGGCTACAAACACAGTATGTCCGAGTGTAAATCCTATGTCCCTTGTAAAAACCTGTTCTGGGTATTTCTTATGGTAAGGAAGCAATATAACTTCAATTCCGTGATTCCGCATAGTTTGGACCATTTGATTATGCTGTTCTAATGCAGTCTCTATATGTATTCCTTCATTTTTAAAGTGCTTTTGGGTCTCATTAATTACATCCCTGATCGTCATGTACTGTGGCTGGCAGCAGATCACTCGTTTTAATTCATCGTATTCACTGAAACAGATCGTTTTATGTTCCATATTCGATTCTAATGTCATATTTAGGTCCTCCTATAACTTGATACAGTATCAATATTCCCTTAATAGGACGTAAAAATGATAAGAGAAGAACATGAAGTGTAGGTACTTTTGGCAACTTGTTATTTATGATAATAGTTTGTTAACATTTGCAAATAAAAGGGATGGTTCAGATGCTTTAGAATCAAGCAAGGAACCATCCCTTTTTTTATGCTTTAATGATCTGTTGTTTAACCGGAATATAGATATCCATTACTTTGTTCTCGGTCCTATGGCATCTTTCATCATATAGCTCAATATCCAGGACCCCAGCATGTTCATAACCGGACTGAGGGAACCATTCTGTGAACGCATAATTCCATGTAGACTGGATAGAACTGGTAAATGTTGCATCATCTGCTTTCGGTGTTGTAAACACGGCATATTGCATCTCTGGAAAACTTCTAGATACTAACCCTTTAGGTGCTGGAGTTCCTTCAGCTACTTCCATTCCAATTAAATATACAAACTCACCTGTTTCTGGGGAAAAATCAGTACAGATACCAAGCTCCTCTTTGCAGTTTAGGGGATTTGGAATGTTCTCATATAATTTCTTTTGAAGGTATAACTGCCAAAATTCGGGAATGTCTTTATTGTTTTGACCGTCTATATTTCTTGTTTTCAGTTCATATCCAATGATGTGAAATTTAGGTTTCGTGATTAATTTTGGTTCCATTATATGTCCTCCTTGGACGCTTATTTTATTAAGGTAGGCTTTTCCACGTAAGGGACCAGATAATGCATGCGCGGTTCGATATTGATTAGGTGAAACTCCATAAAACTTTTTAAAAGCCCGGTTGAATGACTCATGGTATTGAAAACCGACATCCATTGCAATATCAATCACCTTTACATCCGAATAGAAAAGTCGTTCTGCTGCACGTGTAAGACGTCTTTTTCTCACATAATCCATGACCGATTCTCCGACCAGGGCTTGGAATACACGATGATAATGAAAAGGAGAAAAGCATGCAATTTCTGCTAGTGTTTCGAGTGTAATGGTTTCTTGCAGGTTATCTTCAATGTAATCTAGCGTTCGACCGATACAAACTACATAATCCATTCCCTTCACCTCCTTATATCCAATATAACAGTACACAGATATTCGTTCTTAACATTATTTGCTATTTTTATCATACAGTGACAAAGCAGAGATTTGGTAGATAACTGTTGAATTTTCCTATTTAGGAGTTTGTAAATTTACTTTTATTATGTATCCTTTCAAATTACTTGAAAGGATTTTTTTAATTGCTCTGACATCGCTAATAAAACTTTTACTAAAACATTGACTAAAATTTACTTAAAGAATAAAATAGTTAGTGTAGACGTTTTCATTTACCTGAAATTTAAATCATCGTGAAAGATATTCATTAGATTTTTACCAGAAGAAGCGGAAGGATGATAACCATGGATAAACAGGGATTATTTAAGAAGTTTGTAGAGATTTTTAATGTAGAAGATCAGGTTCGACTCTTTTTTTCACCAGGGAGAATTAACCTCATTGGGGAACACACGGATTACAATGGAGGGAATGTGTTTCCAGCTGCTATTACTTTTGGAACGTACGGAGTAGTAAGGGAAAGGGAAGACCGTTTGGTTCGTATGTATTCAGAGAACTTTCCAGGCAAAGGGATCATTGAATTTTCACTAGATTCCCTGGAATATGATGCCGCTCATAATTGGGCAAACTATCCAAAAGGTATGATTCGATACGTTCAGGAAAGTTTCGGAATTCTGCCAAACGGATTTGACCTTTTAATCAACGGGAACATTCCAAATGGAGCGGGTCTATCATCTTCTGCCTCACTGGAAATGTTAATGGGTGTCATACTTGATGAGGTATACGATCTGAAAATTGACAGAGTAGAGCTTGTAAAGTTAGGACAGAAGGTAGAAAACAAGTTTATTGGTGTAAACAGTGGCATCATGGATCAGTTTGCAATTGGCATGGGGAAGGAAAACTGTGGAATTTTATTAGATTGCCAGACACTTACTTACGAATATGCTCCTCTTAATCTAGAAAACCACAAAATTATTATTATGAATACGAATAAGCGTCGGGAGTTAGCTGACTCCAAGTACAATGAGCGCCGAGCACAATGTGAAGAAGCCCTTGGCCGTTTACAAGCTAAATTGGATATCGAGGCATTAGGTAGTTTAACGGAAGAGCAATTTGAGGCCAATCGTGCGTTGATTGGGGATGAACTACTAGAAAAACGAGCAAAGCATGCCGTGTATGAAAATGGCCGTACGATTAAGGCTTTGAAAGCTCTAAAAGAAGGAAACCTTGCTTACTTTGGAGAACTGATGAATGCTTCTCATACTTCTCTTAAAGATGATTACGAAGTAACAGGTATTGAACTGGATACACTTGTAAGTGCGGCTTGGAGCCAAAAAGGGACAGTAGGTGCACGAATGACGGGGGCTGGGTTTGGAGGCTGTGCCATTGCTCTAGTAGAAAAGAATTACGTTGATTTATTTATTAAAGAAGTCGGTGAAAGCTATAAAGAAAAAATTGGATATGAAGCAACCTTTTATGTAGCAAGTATTGGGGACGGAACGAAAGAGCTTAAGGGAGAGTTGATACGATGAGCGTATTAGTATTAGGTGGGGCAGGATATATTGGTTCGCACGCTGTATATCAGCTAATCGATCAAGGATACAAGGTGGTTGTTATTGATAATCTCCAAACAGGGCATGAACAGGCCATCCATCCTCAAGCCACTTTTTATAAAGGTGATATAAGAGAAAGAGAGTTTTTAACCTCCGTTTTTCAAAAGGAACAAATTGAAGGGGTTCTCCATTTTGCAGCCAATTCCCTTGTTGGTGAATCTATGGAAAAGCCACTTATGTATTTTGATAATAATGTGTATGGGACGCAAGTGTTACTTGAAGTAATGAATGAGTTTGATGTGAAGAATATTGTCTTCTCATCAACTGCAGCCACGTATGGTGATCAAAAAATTATGCCGATTACCGAGGATACTCCAACACTTCCGACCAATGCATATGGAGAGACGAAATTAACGATGGAAAAAATGCTGAAATGGTGTAGCGGTGCTTACGGAATGAAGTATGTTGCGCTTCGCTACTTTAATGTAGCAGGTGCTAGACCTACTGGAGAAGTGGGAGAGGATCACACACCAGAAACTCATTTGATTCCGTTAGTGTTACAAGTGGCTCTTGAACAAAGAGAGTTCATCTCTGTGTTCGGGGATGACTACGATACGCCAGACGGAACTTGCATCCGTGATTATGTACATGTAGAGGATTTAATTGCCGCACATATTCTCGCTTTAAAGTATTTAGAAAATGGTGGAGAGAGCAATGTGTTCAATCTTGGTAGTAACCAAGGATTCTCCGTGTTGGAAATTATCGAGACAGCAAGGAAAATCACGGGGCATAGCATACCTGAAAAAATCGTGGCAAGAAGAGCAGGAGATCCAGCAAAGTTAATTGCTTCATCTCAAAAAGCAAAACAGGTGCTCGGTTGGAGTCCTAAGCGAACGATTATTGAACAAATTATTGAGGACGCATGGAGCTGGCATCAGTCACATCCAAATGGGTACG containing:
- a CDS encoding site-2 protease family protein, whose product is MNKKKTLWASIGAITILIISKLKWIFVFLKFFKLTTVITLLVSLLAYGLTYGWLFGIALIYILMIHEMGHVWAMKRLNIPTNATLFIPFIGALARGKEQAKNAYDDAYISYMGPAFGFLSVIPAILLYILTETEFWMVIVLIGSVVNLFNLIPITPFDGGHIVKIINFKIVMVGFVFALSAMFFTSSYTFIFFVLLGLIYAIVFYIERRNLSDKIRKLNELNEFNQSIRSAEANKESIVEMLEKKRENFSSQFEIPFDEAIKVMKKEESENLQEEVVEIFNKYIIEKRIYFDYLESFSTITKREKWKITLVYIALILLLVTTTYYGFISIGHEIKNMKF
- a CDS encoding dimethylarginine dimethylaminohydrolase family protein, which encodes MTLESNMEHKTICFSEYDELKRVICCQPQYMTIRDVINETQKHFKNEGIHIETALEQHNQMVQTMRNHGIEVILLPYHKKYPEQVFTRDIGFTLGHTVFVADMASDVRQGEDNVLKQWLEDEGFSYYNIIGDQIEGGDVIIDRDTVYIGLSDRTSQQAVDHLKHLLPQFDVKAIQFKAKYLHLDCVFNVISPELALIFPEALTKEDFDIFGSRYELIEVSNEEQFTLGTNVLGIGNKRVLSLPVNKNVNQQLRDRGFEVIEVDITEIIKSGGSFRCCTLPILRSRTNS
- a CDS encoding AraC family transcriptional regulator, encoding MDYVVCIGRTLDYIEDNLQETITLETLAEIACFSPFHYHRVFQALVGESVMDYVRKRRLTRAAERLFYSDVKVIDIAMDVGFQYHESFNRAFKKFYGVSPNQYRTAHALSGPLRGKAYLNKISVQGGHIMEPKLITKPKFHIIGYELKTRNIDGQNNKDIPEFWQLYLQKKLYENIPNPLNCKEELGICTDFSPETGEFVYLIGMEVAEGTPAPKGLVSRSFPEMQYAVFTTPKADDATFTSSIQSTWNYAFTEWFPQSGYEHAGVLDIELYDERCHRTENKVMDIYIPVKQQIIKA
- a CDS encoding galactokinase produces the protein MDKQGLFKKFVEIFNVEDQVRLFFSPGRINLIGEHTDYNGGNVFPAAITFGTYGVVREREDRLVRMYSENFPGKGIIEFSLDSLEYDAAHNWANYPKGMIRYVQESFGILPNGFDLLINGNIPNGAGLSSSASLEMLMGVILDEVYDLKIDRVELVKLGQKVENKFIGVNSGIMDQFAIGMGKENCGILLDCQTLTYEYAPLNLENHKIIIMNTNKRRELADSKYNERRAQCEEALGRLQAKLDIEALGSLTEEQFEANRALIGDELLEKRAKHAVYENGRTIKALKALKEGNLAYFGELMNASHTSLKDDYEVTGIELDTLVSAAWSQKGTVGARMTGAGFGGCAIALVEKNYVDLFIKEVGESYKEKIGYEATFYVASIGDGTKELKGELIR
- the galE gene encoding UDP-glucose 4-epimerase GalE, yielding MSVLVLGGAGYIGSHAVYQLIDQGYKVVVIDNLQTGHEQAIHPQATFYKGDIREREFLTSVFQKEQIEGVLHFAANSLVGESMEKPLMYFDNNVYGTQVLLEVMNEFDVKNIVFSSTAATYGDQKIMPITEDTPTLPTNAYGETKLTMEKMLKWCSGAYGMKYVALRYFNVAGARPTGEVGEDHTPETHLIPLVLQVALEQREFISVFGDDYDTPDGTCIRDYVHVEDLIAAHILALKYLENGGESNVFNLGSNQGFSVLEIIETARKITGHSIPEKIVARRAGDPAKLIASSQKAKQVLGWSPKRTIIEQIIEDAWSWHQSHPNGYEK